A window from Solanum stenotomum isolate F172 chromosome 7, ASM1918654v1, whole genome shotgun sequence encodes these proteins:
- the LOC125871029 gene encoding uncharacterized protein LOC125871029 gives MLSIARRVQSSHPCLQFIGLQFRSAHAAGSSSPPRRRRSKFSPSTMLKKVDDKSDWWVVDGEMHEIGENIPPRERFVIPRQNIPNKRRKQLREQFMRRTRLVLKESEHEPWCKRYMELYNEMRENWERLYWDEGYSKKLAQDHANYDSAKDDDEDFSPYRRSRPNADQMKEQGGGTGRNRQGDNWEKVSLIRDKFEYDRERRMREKAFAPMSAANNIGMDYSTAKYQASDTRRYISDSDSDID, from the exons ATGCTTTCAATCGCTCGACGGGTTCAAAGTTCACATCCTTGCCTCCAATTCATTGGTCTCCAATTCCGGTCTGCTCATGCCGCCGGAAGTTCATCCCCACCTCGGCGGCGGCGGTCCAAGTTTTCTCCATCAACAATGTTGAAGAAAGTCGACGACAAGTCAGATTGGTGGGTTGTCGACGGAGAAATGCACGAAATTGGTGAAAATATACCACCCAGAGAGAGATTCGTAATCCCAAGACAGAACATCCCTAACAAGCGTCGTAAGCAGCTGCGCGAACAGTTCATGCGCCGTACTCGCCTAGTCCTTAAAGAATCT GAGCATGAACCATGGTGCAAAAGATATATGGAATTGTATAACGAGATGAGAGAGAACTGGGAGAGGCTATATTGGGATGAGGGTTATTCCAAAAAGCTTGCTCAAGATCATGCAAACTATGATTCTGCTAAAGACGATGATGAAGATTTCTCTCCATACAG GAGAAGTAGACCTAATGCTGACCAAATGAAG GAACAGGGAGGAGGTACAGGGAGAAACAGACAAGGTGATAATTGGGAAAAGGTTAGCCTAATCCGTGATAAATTTGAGTACGACAGAGAGAGAAGAATGAGAGAAAAAG CATTTGCACCTATGAGTGCAGCAAACAACATTGGTATGGATTACTCAACTGCAAAGTACCAGGCCTCTGATACTCGGAGATACATCTCTGACAGTGATAGTGACATTGACTGA